Proteins from one Porites lutea chromosome 3, jaPorLute2.1, whole genome shotgun sequence genomic window:
- the LOC140932046 gene encoding TNF receptor-associated factor 5-like — MITATVKRISMFGFYQDHLLACSFKLISRPNVNCAVKTTRQKMDEHVATVCEWRMVTCDHCSEPHPKCLLQEHADNCKRKPEECLNGCGELLAREEIAAHIDNKCPLTLIYCPYSQIGCDTKIQRKEVEDHLQTSTTLHIELTLKNLKAATEKLDFLQKQVQELTVANSTLRMKVDEQSKTIARLNEESLSFVWRVTNFFGRS; from the exons ATGATTACTGCTACAGTCAAACGAATATCTATGTTTGGTTTTTATCAGGATCACCTATTAGCTTGCTCTTTCAAACTTATATCTCGCCCAAATGTGAACTGTGCTGTAAAAACAACCAGACAAAAAATGGATGAACACGTGGCCACCGTGTGTGAGTGGAGGATGGTGACCTGTGATCACTGTAGTGAGCCACATCCTAAGTGTTTGCTCCAA GAACATGCTGATAATTGCAAGAGGAAACCTGAGGAATGCCTAAACGGTTGTGGTGAATTGCTCGCTAGGGAGGAG ATAGCAGCTCATATTGACAACAAATGTCCGCTGACATTGATCTACTGTCCATATTCTCAGATAGGATGCGATACAAAG ATTCAGCGAAAAGAAGTGGAAGATCACCTTCAGACATCAACGACACTTCACATCGAATTAACGCTTAAAAATCTAAAAGCAGCAACAGAAAAACTCGACTTTCTTCAGAAGCAGGTACAAGAACTGACAGTTGCCAATTCTACTCTCAGGATGAAAGTGGATGAACAAAGCAAGACAATTGCGAGATTGAATGAAGAATCCTTGTCCTTCGTATGGAGGGTGACTAATTTTTTTGGAAGATCTTGA